The segment CTTTTTCGATGCAACGGCTTTCGCATGATCGATCACGCCGGCCCAAACTTCGATCCGACGGCCCAGTCGGTACTGAAACCTTTGCAATTCCGAGACCAGTTCCGCGGCTTCCACGTTGAGCCCGCCGGACGGTTGGCTGATGGAGATTTGCTGAATTAATGGGGTCACCGCCTGTCGCTGCTGATTCAATGCCATCAACGCTTCGACTGCTTCTTCACTGGTGACTTCTGTTTCGTCGCAGAGGTACTCGGCCAGCTCTTTGGTGCGAACTGCCCAGGCTTTTGTCAGCTCGAACTCCTCGAACGCGGTCAGTTCCTTGAGCAGCTGAATTGCAGGCGGCCATTTGGATTTCGGTTGTTCGCTGGCTTGGGCGCTGTTGGGTGATCGCATGATCTGCGCATCAGAGCGATCGACGTGACCGAGCAATCCGATCAGGACGAACAATGCCAACAGCTGTGATATCTTCGTTGTTCGAGTGAAGTTGGCTGGACGCGAATGCATGCAGGTTTCGTGGGCTTCTGGGTGCGACTATGTCTACCAAGAAACATCGGAACGGCTCCTGATCAGAGTCGAGTTTCAAATCGCATTCGCAGAATGAAAATTGCTAGCGGGATGTTGAATTAGCCAGGCTTTGAGGCCTAAACCAGTTCTAGCCCCGCTTATGGGCCACCGAGATGTATGCAGGCGGGTAGTATCGGGTTTGCCATTGGACTTCATCGGGAAGATCGCTGGTTTGAAATCGATGATCCGACTCGACGACAAAAACGCTGTCTTCAGGTGCGACATCGATCAGGCTGTGCATCGTGATCAGCAACTCATCGCGGTTATCTTCAAAGAGCGCGTAAGGTGGACAGCAAAAAACCACCCACGGTTCGGCCGGCCACGAATCGCGGTCGTTGAGGAACTGACGCACCCAGAAGAAAGTGTCAGAATTGATAACTTTGGCTTTCGATTCCAGCCCAAGGGACTGAACATTCGATTCAACGATACGTAACGTAGGAATGTGACGCTCGACAAGGAAAGCCTGCGTGGCCCCTCGGCTGAGTGCCTCCAGTCCAATGGCTCCGGTGCCGGCAAAAAGGTCAAAAGCTGCCTTGCCCTCAACGTAGCCTCCGACCAGATTGAAACAGGCTTCTCTCGTCAGGTCCTTCATGGGCCGCGTGACCGGATCGCCGGAGTACTCGATCTGCCTGCCCCGAAACGTGCCGCCAATAATTCGCAACTTGCCGACGTCCGCGCTGGACTGTTGGCTGTTGAAGTCCTTGAGATTTTTTCCTCGAGTTATTTTGGCCATGTTTGAGCGGACACGATAAGCGTACAATTTGAAAGCCCCATGATAACATTCGTGAAACGATTTGAGCCCCGATGAACTCACCTTTTAATTGCAAAACAATTCGATGTCTCGCGGTGGTTGTGATTCTGATCGTTGGGGTTGTTGGACAGATGGAATCTGTGGCCGCACAGGAAGCTACAGAGGGCGTTTCTTCCAGGGAGAGGTTCGAGCAGGCGTTGCTTCGTGGACGCGAGTTGGCCAAGGAATGCCGCAAAATCAGTTTGCACTTTTTCGACAGTTCATTGGAAGAGTCGCACGCGTGGAAAGAGAAATGGCCTGATGCAGCGAATGATTTGCGGGAACACAAATCGGTTCTTGAGAAAGCTGCGATCGACTGGTTTCTGGAATGCAATGAACCCGATCACGAACTGACTCAAATGGCGATTGCGATCTCCAACCAGGTTTACCTTGCGGGCGATTTTGAGCTGACGTGGAAAATCCTGGACAAGGTAAGAACTTTCTCTGAGGACGGAGACAACCCTGCGCTTCAACGACGCATGGCACTCGTCGGAATCAAAACCAACCGGTTCGCCGACGGGCTGAAGTTTCTCCAGCGACCCGATGCTCGCGAAGCGATCGATGCTCTCGATAATCGCGCTGACAAGAACATGTTTCGGTTATGCCCCATGCTGGCTGCGAACTGGGAACGGGAATCCGAACTAAGAAAAAAAGAAGCGGAAGCAGACGACTTGCCGCGGGTCAAATTTGAAACTTCGACGGGAGATGTGATCGTTGAGCTGTATGAGAATGAGGCTCCGGAGACGGTTGCCAATTTTATCAGTCTTGTCGAATCTGGATTCTATGATGACGCGCTTTGGCATCCGGTCGTCAAGGATTTGGTTGCTCAGACGGGTGCCTTTCACCGCGTCCGCAGATTGCCGGCACCGTATTTGATCAAGAACGAGTCAATGCTTGATGACTCGCGAAAACATTTCGCCGGAAGCCTGTCGATGGTGAACAGGCAGCGTGAACCACTATTGCCATCATCCGTGTTCGCGTTGATTATGCTGCCCAATCCCGAACTTGACTGGAATGGAAGCGAGGACGATAAATACTCACAGACTGTTTTTGGCCGTATCGTTTCGGGGATGGAGCATGTGCATGCTTTGCCTTCGACGGTCGAAATTGACTCAGAGTCTGACGAAGAGAAAGTCATCAAGGGTGTCAAGCATGGCCACATTATCAAAGCGACCGTTCTCCGCAAACGGGACCATGAGTACGCTTTTGAGAAAATCGACACCAACAAAAAATAGCCGATAATCCTGGCATGATTCATTTGAGTTGCGATTTGACCCACAGCCTCAATTTGAAACTTCAAAAACTGGGCTACGTAAAATGAAACCTACCCTCCGAAACTGGACTTTAATTCTGGCATGCGCGCTCGCGCCCGGTTGGATAGCCGAACCTGCGGTTCACGCTAAACAGGTTGATGCTCCCGGTGACGCGGCAGAAACTGAATCGGCGGAAGATCGCGAAATATCCGAAGAGGCCAAGGCCTTTCGTGATTTGCAGTTAAAACTGCGCAACAATCAGGACCGCATTGACCTGCTGTTCCGAACCCTGCCCATTGGATTTCCTCAGCGCAGAGCAGCGTACAAGACGGAAATTGAGCGTCTTGAGGTAGCCAATGCCCGTTTGAGGAAAGAGGTGTTTGCCAAAGCCAAAGCTGCTTTTAAAAGCAGTGAAAAGCCGAGCATGATGAGCACTCAAATT is part of the Mariniblastus fucicola genome and harbors:
- a CDS encoding peptidylprolyl isomerase, encoding MNSPFNCKTIRCLAVVVILIVGVVGQMESVAAQEATEGVSSRERFEQALLRGRELAKECRKISLHFFDSSLEESHAWKEKWPDAANDLREHKSVLEKAAIDWFLECNEPDHELTQMAIAISNQVYLAGDFELTWKILDKVRTFSEDGDNPALQRRMALVGIKTNRFADGLKFLQRPDAREAIDALDNRADKNMFRLCPMLAANWERESELRKKEAEADDLPRVKFETSTGDVIVELYENEAPETVANFISLVESGFYDDALWHPVVKDLVAQTGAFHRVRRLPAPYLIKNESMLDDSRKHFAGSLSMVNRQREPLLPSSVFALIMLPNPELDWNGSEDDKYSQTVFGRIVSGMEHVHALPSTVEIDSESDEEKVIKGVKHGHIIKATVLRKRDHEYAFEKIDTNKK
- a CDS encoding RsmD family RNA methyltransferase, producing the protein MAKITRGKNLKDFNSQQSSADVGKLRIIGGTFRGRQIEYSGDPVTRPMKDLTREACFNLVGGYVEGKAAFDLFAGTGAIGLEALSRGATQAFLVERHIPTLRIVESNVQSLGLESKAKVINSDTFFWVRQFLNDRDSWPAEPWVVFCCPPYALFEDNRDELLITMHSLIDVAPEDSVFVVESDHRFQTSDLPDEVQWQTRYYPPAYISVAHKRG